From a region of the Syntrophorhabdaceae bacterium genome:
- a CDS encoding DUF465 domain-containing protein gives MDTTESKEEIFNRAKSQHATLDRRLQMLLKKPFLTAAEELEIRELKKKKLYYKDIMEKNQ, from the coding sequence ATGGATACTACTGAAAGTAAAGAAGAAATCTTCAACAGGGCAAAGAGTCAGCACGCAACACTCGACCGGAGGTTGCAAATGCTCCTTAAGAAGCCCTTTCTTACGGCGGCAGAAGAACTCGAGATCCGGGAATTAAAAAAGAAAAAACTTTATTACAAGGACATTATGGAAAAAAACCAGTAA